A portion of the Chryseobacterium tructae genome contains these proteins:
- a CDS encoding T9SS C-terminal target domain-containing protein produces the protein MKKIYLSALTLCTVLGVSAQNILWQKDVQSSTQDFLSQVTTTIDQQYLITGSSIQSDKQQTSESKQNNGYDFHLVKLNQQGQEAWEKHFSGNNHDYLSATVSTQDGGFLLAGTSYSGKGLDKKDDSKGGSDIWLIRINEFGDEMWQKTLGTSSDEEAKAVIQSTDLGFFVAGNVQNSSKGYGSKDVWIIRLDKDGKELSQLVLGGKGLDEVEKMIPTKDGGALLGIYSRSSEVRDPRSGDQPRETTPNPEPRTTTPTARTAKSTENFGEGDYWIVKLDKSGKVEWEKNFGGKADDHIRTLALTSNGYIIGGESRSERSGNKTVGIEEGTDLWLIALNERGDEQWQKSYNFKNRDILMGMSVIHSADDKSSKGILLGGYTQAEGRIEKDDETFWMLYLDGNGNEQWRNT, from the coding sequence ATGAAAAAGATTTATCTCAGTGCATTAACCTTATGCACAGTTCTGGGCGTGTCTGCTCAGAATATTCTCTGGCAGAAAGATGTCCAATCCTCTACTCAGGATTTTTTAAGCCAGGTCACTACCACTATTGATCAGCAGTATCTTATTACAGGAAGCTCTATTCAGAGCGACAAACAGCAAACTTCAGAAAGTAAGCAGAACAACGGTTACGATTTTCATTTGGTTAAATTAAACCAACAAGGGCAAGAAGCTTGGGAAAAACATTTTTCAGGAAATAACCATGATTACTTGTCAGCTACTGTCAGCACTCAGGATGGAGGGTTTCTACTGGCTGGAACGTCCTATTCCGGAAAAGGACTGGATAAGAAAGATGATTCTAAAGGCGGATCCGATATCTGGCTGATCCGAATCAATGAATTTGGCGATGAAATGTGGCAGAAAACATTAGGAACCTCTTCCGATGAAGAAGCCAAAGCAGTCATTCAGAGTACAGATCTTGGTTTTTTTGTTGCCGGAAACGTACAAAATTCTTCCAAAGGGTATGGTTCTAAAGATGTCTGGATCATCAGACTGGACAAAGATGGAAAAGAACTCTCCCAACTCGTATTAGGTGGAAAAGGCTTAGACGAAGTAGAGAAAATGATTCCGACAAAAGACGGCGGAGCTCTTCTGGGAATTTATTCAAGAAGTTCAGAGGTTCGTGATCCGAGATCCGGAGATCAACCTCGTGAAACCACCCCAAATCCCGAACCTCGCACCACAACCCCCACAGCCCGCACCGCAAAATCCACAGAAAATTTCGGTGAAGGCGACTATTGGATCGTTAAACTGGATAAAAGCGGAAAAGTAGAATGGGAAAAGAACTTTGGGGGTAAAGCAGACGATCATATCAGAACGCTGGCTTTAACTTCAAATGGCTACATCATTGGTGGTGAATCCAGATCCGAAAGATCAGGAAACAAAACGGTAGGGATTGAAGAAGGGACAGACCTATGGCTGATTGCTCTTAATGAAAGAGGTGATGAACAATGGCAAAAGTCCTACAACTTCAAAAACCGTGATATCCTGATGGGAATGAGTGTGATTCATTCAGCGGATGACAAATCCTCAAAAGGAATTCTTTTAGGCGGTTATACCCAGGCAGAAGGAAGAATAGAAAAAGATGATGAGACCTTCTGGATGCTTTATCTGGACGGAAACGGAAACGAACAATGGAGAAACACGTAA
- a CDS encoding T9SS type A sorting domain-containing protein: MEKHVSGESRQKEERLSDLKLNRDGSIILAGTSGKELGKENWKIVKLGDKQVNDLIEKYDIKIYPNPVSDYAYIEIGFDFKEADIMLYDMSGRQLQNFKTKNRVTKINTQALVQGAYLVTIKTDNNKTASAKLIKK, translated from the coding sequence ATGGAGAAACACGTAAGTGGAGAATCCAGACAGAAAGAAGAAAGACTTTCAGATCTGAAACTGAACAGAGATGGTTCTATCATTTTAGCCGGAACCAGTGGGAAAGAATTAGGCAAAGAAAACTGGAAAATTGTAAAGCTGGGTGATAAGCAGGTCAATGATCTGATTGAAAAATATGACATTAAAATTTATCCGAATCCAGTATCCGATTACGCCTATATAGAAATTGGCTTTGACTTTAAGGAAGCTGATATTATGCTGTATGATATGAGCGGAAGACAGCTTCAGAACTTCAAGACAAAGAACAGAGTGACTAAGATAAATACCCAAGCCTTGGTACAGGGAGCTTATCTGGTGACGATAAAAACGGATAATAATAAAACAGCGAGTGCAAAGCTGATCAAAAAATAA